In Neosynechococcus sphagnicola sy1, the following proteins share a genomic window:
- a CDS encoding PAS domain-containing protein — MHQPPSASEEELRAFFNVASEAVLLVNDAGECLDANLAACVLFHLTPETLRGYALSDLLHPHLIHPADHVWQVPWVGEFEFQLPDQAAHQILVQSLPQVQPHRHLLVFQEITAQKPPAVEANPLASESKQHLQPYSSSPEDLSQYHRLLFEQNPNPMWIYDLETLAFLAVNQAAVTLYGYSQAEFLSMTIADIRPPQEIPKLLASIQNQSPQFSQSSGVWLHRQKDGALLDVRITSQPMQWLGRAARVVIAQDVTEHQRIETVSSNRGRYLSALVEIQQQLLSVHGRDSFYQQVLASLGQAALASRTYLFENHWNQAGELLTSQRAEWCAEGIQPELHNPLYQNLSYALVPRWLATFFAG, encoded by the coding sequence GTGCATCAGCCCCCATCAGCCAGTGAGGAGGAGCTCCGGGCATTCTTTAATGTGGCATCGGAGGCCGTCCTGCTTGTCAATGACGCAGGGGAATGTTTAGATGCCAACCTAGCCGCTTGCGTGCTCTTCCACCTGACGCCGGAGACCCTGCGGGGCTATGCCCTCTCAGATCTGCTGCATCCCCATCTGATCCACCCAGCGGATCATGTCTGGCAAGTACCCTGGGTAGGGGAGTTTGAATTCCAGCTCCCCGATCAGGCGGCTCACCAAATTCTTGTCCAATCCCTTCCCCAGGTGCAGCCCCATCGCCACCTGCTCGTCTTTCAGGAGATTACCGCTCAAAAACCACCAGCGGTTGAGGCGAATCCCTTGGCATCTGAGTCAAAACAGCACCTTCAACCGTACTCCAGCTCCCCTGAGGATTTGAGTCAGTACCATCGCCTTTTGTTTGAGCAAAACCCCAATCCCATGTGGATCTATGACCTAGAAACACTGGCATTTTTGGCGGTTAATCAGGCAGCCGTGACGCTGTATGGTTATTCCCAGGCAGAGTTCCTCTCCATGACTATCGCGGATATCCGTCCCCCTCAGGAGATTCCCAAACTGCTGGCATCGATCCAGAATCAATCCCCCCAGTTCTCCCAGTCCAGCGGAGTATGGCTGCATCGCCAGAAAGATGGGGCGCTACTGGATGTCAGGATCACATCTCAGCCGATGCAATGGTTGGGTCGAGCTGCCAGAGTAGTCATTGCCCAAGATGTCACCGAACACCAGCGAATTGAAACAGTTTCATCGAATCGGGGACGCTATCTTTCGGCGTTGGTTGAGATTCAGCAACAGTTATTGAGCGTTCATGGACGCGATAGCTTTTACCAACAAGTGCTAGCATCCCTGGGACAGGCTGCCCTTGCCAGTCGCACTTACCTGTTCGAGAATCACTGGAATCAGGCTGGAGAACTGCTGACCAGTCAACGGGCTGAATGGTGTGCCGAGGGTATTCAACCCGAACTTCACAACCCTCTGTACCAAAACCTCTCCTATGCCCTGGTGCCCCGTTGGTTAGCGACGTTTTTCGCGGGGTGA